In Plasmodium brasilianum strain Bolivian I chromosome 1, whole genome shotgun sequence, a single genomic region encodes these proteins:
- a CDS encoding histone deacetylase complex subunit SAP18, with amino-acid sequence MTISRSKTISLSISTFSQKEENNKKMEGKKKYGERNESMDETFSVNEKNQKLNLREDYNDSSAKGTHSSDGVKKEDRDIKINKDKNKKSSRNGIIEVTLKEGSNKDGSDDLNSHYSSDNCSDGSKSNEERKRVYSPSNRSLMSLSSFSNSLKNEEGNKTKNNIMMKKKKEEKKEERKKSNHNRRKRSEDNYYEKRREKGYGRHSSHSSHSRHSSHSSHSSHSRHSSHSSRNSQHSKSIHKKRKGKIEERKDYASLSSSNYEYHDREYKRKDDKKKRKTKEKYKKGGQSNKLSSVSLSSLYEDITSISSSSSSSSSSSSRSSSSCGSRNRSTEKNERGPRNYKRRRSSDYCLKKGNHKYSEGKKDKERDGKERSGKERSGKDKNEKNRKNYPEYYLRGKKHNTRRHSRDTHSISMSPDELSKRKERINRHDDRSSCNSYTHSNSCKRYDGSNRHIDDNHKYKAHDRLGRGDEPSDVEKRYNSKYDYVGKRTRNSSVGKSNKNRGGYTTNDESNGSEDESKDDIYYDDDRCNNSYINKRGRQVKNDLNKKQRHSKKNGKGKLWSQEGEREKIKDRRDIEKNEEKNKKKKREENRRNHNDWKENKSAVISTTNETINLRYSDRVKENVSSFSNEIHEELFISSSSVHSYGRSRKHEHKKDLKMVRKGKGNGQRERKREMERERNRERDRERKRRYVHSIDSSNNDVVKYRLKRDISKEMKIGEDKHARYRRNDIHMKQNIYSGRGHSNMSRPKYRNYEHHNYSNTTLFNYKKQQCYNNNNNIGSNNHISSNNHISSNNHISSNNHISSNNHISRNNAICRNNHISSNNPISNMNGTERTRGIIDREKACPFLLRLFYNHDDEYTNVDDINFTSNDVHSNELQIYAWLDITMREIVTLVKDFYEESRKRNAQWIFKVYSNEKKQLTFLSKVHSTKYSYKEDNKTLLSLNYEIGDIILLSIIFDK; translated from the coding sequence GCACCCACAGTTCGGATGGAGTAAAAAAAGAGGATagagatataaaaataaataaagataaaaataaaaagagttCAAGGAATGGCATAATAGAAGTTACGCTAAAGGAAGGGAGCAATAAGGACGGTAGTGACGATCTCAATAGTCATTATAGTAGTGATAACTGTAGTGATGGAAGTAAGAGTAATGAAGAGAGAAAAAGGGTGTACAGTCCCTCAAACAGAAGCTTAATGAGCTTGTCATCCTTTAGTAATAGCCTTAAAAACGAAGAAGGGAATAAAACAAAGAACAAcataatgatgaaaaaaaagaaagaagaaaaaaaagaagaaaggaaaaaaagtaatcataatagaaggaaaagaagtgaggataattattatgaaaaaagaagagaaaaaggaTATGGTCGTCATAGCAGTCATAGCAGTCATAGCAGGCATAGCAGTCATAGCAGTCATAGCAGTCATAGCAGGCATAGCAGTCATAGCAGTCGTAATAGTCAACACTCAAAaagtatacataaaaaaagaaaaggaaaaattgaGGAACGTAAGGATTATGCGTCTTTAAGCAGTAGCAACTATGAATATCATGATAGGGAATATAAAAGGAAggatgacaaaaaaaaaaggaaaactaAGGAGAAGTATAAAAAAGGGGGGCAAAGTAATAAACTGAGTAGTGTTAGTCTATCGAGTTTGTATGAAGATATTACAAGTAtaagtagtagtagtagtagtagtagtagtagtagtagcaggAGCAGTAGTAGTTGCGGTAGTCGTAATAGGAGcacagaaaaaaatgaaagaggTCCAAGGAATTACAAAAGGAGGAGAAGCAGCGATTATTGTTTAAAGAAGGGTAATCATAAATATAGTGAGGGAAAAAAGGACAAGGAAAGAGACGGAAAGGAAAGGAGTGGAAAAGAAAGAAGTGGGAAGgataaaaacgaaaaaaatagaaagaacTACCCGGAATATTATCTAAGGGGGAAAAAACATAACACGAGGAGGCATAGTAGAGACACGCACTCAATCAGCATGAGTCCGGATGAATTGTCAAAGAGGAAGGAAAGAATAAATCGTCATGATGATCGCAGTAGCTGCAATAGCTACACACACAGCAATAGTTGTAAGCGTTACGATGGAAGCAATCGGCATATTGATGATAATCATAAATACAAGGCGCACGACAGACTGGGAAGGGGCGATGAGCCAAGTGATGTCGAAAAGAGGTATAATTCGAAATATGATTATGTTGGCAAAAGAACGCGTAATTCTTCCGTGGGTAAAAGTAACAAGAACAGAGGGGGGTATACAACTAATGATGAATCAAATGGGTCAGAAGATGAATCAAAGGATGATATTTATTATGATGATGATAGATGTAATAATTcctatattaataaaagagGGAGACAAGTAAAAAACGAtttgaataaaaaacaaagacATTCCAAAAAGaatggaaaaggaaaattatgGAGTCAAGAGggagaaagagaaaaaataaaggatcGAAGAGATATAGAAAAGAACGaagaaaagaacaaaaaaaaaaaaagagaagaaaacaGAAGGAATCATAACGATtggaaagaaaataaatcaGCTGTAATTTCAACTACAAATGAAACGATAAACTTAAGATATTCAGATAGAGTTAAAGAGAATGTGAGTTCATTTAGTAATGAAATACATGAAGAGTTGTTTATATCAAGTAGTAGTGTACATTCGTATGGAAGGAGTAGAAAAcatgaacataaaaaagaCTTGAAAATGGTAAGAAAAGGGAAAGGAAATGGGCAAAGGGAAAGGAAAAGAGAAATGGAAAGAGAAAGGAATAGAGAAAGGGACAGAGAAAGGAAGAGACGATATGTCCATTCCATTGACAGTAGCAACAATGACGTTGTGAAATACCGTTTAAAGAGAGATATATctaaagaaatgaaaattgGTGAAGATAAGCATGCCAGATATAGAAGAAACGATATACATATGAAGCAAAACATATATTCTGGGCGTGGCCACTCCAATATGAGTAGACCTAAGTACCGAAATTATGAACACCACAATTATAGTAATACTACTTTATTCAATTATAAGAAGCAGCAGtgttacaataataataataatattggtAGTAATAACCATATTAGTAGTAATAACCATATTAGTAGTAATAACCATATTAGTAGTAATAACCAtattagtagtaataatcATATTAGTAGGAATAATGCTATTTGTAGGAATAATCAtattagtagtaataatcCTATTAGTAATATGAACGGGACGGAAAGAACAAGAGGAATCATAGATAGAGAAAAGGCTTGCCCATTTCTTCTTCGACTGTTTTATAATCATGATGACGAATATACCAATGTGgatgatataaattttacttcAAATGATGTGCATAGTAACGAGTTACAAATTTATGCATGGTTAGATATCACCATGAGAGAGATTGTAACACTAGTAAAAGATTTTTATGAAGAAAGTCGAAAAAGAAATGCTCAGTGGATTTTCAAGGTTTATTCCAATGAGAAAAAACAGCTTACTTTTTTATCAAAAGTGCATAGTACGAAATATAGTTATAAAGAAGACAACAAAACGTTGCTGTCATTAAATTACGAAATAGGAGATATTATATTGCTTTCCATTATTTTTGACAAGTAA
- a CDS encoding hypothetical protein (conserved Plasmodium protein), with protein sequence MNFHKYNDKKRHLTTYGDEHNFQPPQGTSSSPPSVIHGQQVFYLNTIPQFPYTQPIYNHHMNYVNMIHNSETNYISKRSMKKKKNYHQYNKHHNNENSHLREAVEDPWGQLYGRYPGIHFT encoded by the coding sequence AtgaattttcataaatataatgataagAAGAGGCATCTAACGACATACGGAGATGAACATAATTTTCAACCCCCGCAAGGAACATCATCATCTCCTCCATCAGTTATACATGGTCAGCAagttttttacttaaatacAATTCCTCAGTTTCCTTATACTCAACCCATATATAATCATCACATGAACTATGTAAACATGATCCATAATAGTGAAACtaattatataagtaaaagatcaatgaagaaaaaaaaaaattatcatcaATACAATAAACatcataataatgaaaattctCATCTGAGAGAGGCAGTTGAAGACCCATGGGGCCAGCTTTACGGAAGATACCCTGGCATTCATTTTACTTGA
- a CDS encoding hypothetical protein (conserved Plasmodium protein), whose translation MGVLRKNVLFNMFKLKNAYLVIEQGSKGKLVYSSQKGYINTVVSPDKELGNSVNSVNSGSSSNSGNSTDRLKMNDFHYFNIYLLKNKNFVNFVLTYNFCENKNMYVCMLIHLSNIYNTLSVKDICRVLEKIIEHNKASFSHFFIKGETILKLYSHLCNNIVKLNVSELVTLMKCCCYTRNEYPIECIRKIKKVLMTKNLTCLNTVLFNDICNCLVNIRNDFKLRKFPYDNSLHYKILLHLRSEIMNVDVHRFFQILPFYINLTKVSRGEREQSGEKHVTIKHVAPSCAVEAVNTGTTTFENVTTSANITTFAPNAHTSSSTRNLPLDDGEHKGGNHSTNGSNGTIERENNFFLRNQNGRSHSEDKLNSSNLVLSEDEVASLKNNCKLIFLNKMNEINKDMVLPAVTIFKWIEINDRLIFMHICEIFLKNIVFYDSKTVVRFFRKCHSMKFQKIRETNDDGERRSTKDVKNGHGKQNKPKEDINEYCTYAVDKEIGIREKTTYSSSSNARGAKPLRILKIDGNPAATANIDSTANTDSTDVATNLLLNLINERVYHMSISQLYCVTYGIYGFIENMKQFSNLNNLKNNMNLLFSMCVQYITNYVNKEMIRMQNKNTDLYDEQILKEDYPNSCKTTTGRSLLYEKQAELKKENVLRDLNMNIDHVYISSTGVYVNEGGKRLDEGKGQLSHLRQPNNPSNPGPASPPRLIILSCEILLNISHFNISKNHRKIKLIYECINKLLCYEAAQWNNDDLLTMLMCLSNLYFKTNDNYIFHAYKKILNKLEMQKYEMNGHHFNKLAIALGPLLHEENKLIQYFSQFLIFYVENNIVPLRSCVFLLQYIMKNLYIKLNAHLAQLNLLIINRLFLYLKEAYTYTQKFDEDDPSVHMMMFKSFLLLHSINDNTLICIMTTLSIIMQNEKYGSNIKDQAIVILRKIVKYIAPSSFQKFPKRYIHLDLLQALSPDHDQRLMWKYNSLGIFLKMDEKLYKKRRGDIFTIVHKVLPSF comes from the exons ATGGGGGTGTTAAGAAAGAatgttctttttaatatgttcAAATTAAAGAACGCATATTTAGTCATAGAACAAGGTAGCAAAGGGAAGCTTGTATATTCTTCCCAAAAGGGCTATATCAACACTGTGGTTTCCCCTGATAAAGAGTTAGGCAACAGTGTTAATAGCGTTAATAGCGGCAGTAGCAGCAATAGCGGCAATAGCACCGACCGCCTAAAAATGAACGACTTCCACTACTTTAACATATActtattgaaaaataaaaattttgtaaatttcgTTTTAACATACAATTtttgtgaaaataaaaacatgtaCGTGTGCATGCTAATACatttaagtaatatatataatacgcTAAGTGTAAAAGACATATGTAGagtattagaaaaaataatagaacatAATAAAGCGTccttttcacatttttttattaaaggaGAAACTATATTAAAGTTGTATTCACAtctttgtaataatatagttAAGCTAAACGTATCTGAGTTAGTTACACTTATGAAATGCTGTTGTTATACTAGGAATGAATACCCCATTGAATGTattaggaaaataaaaaaggtcCTTATGACCAAGAATTTAACTTGTTTAAACACAGTTTTGTTTAACGATATATGCAATTGCTTAGTTAATATAAGGAATGATTTTAAGTTAAGAAAGTTTCCTTATGACAACTCTCTACATTACAAAATATTGTTGCACTTAAGGAGTGAAATTATGAATGTAGATGTTCATCGCTTTTTTCAAATACTCCCTTTTTACATTAACTTAACCAAGGTTTCTCGAGGAGAGCGGGAGCAAAGTGGGGAGAAGCATGTAACGATAAAGCACGTTGCCCCTTCATGCGCGGTTGAAGCAGTGAACACAGGTACTACTACCTTCGAAAATGTTACCACCTCCGCAAATATTACAACCTTTGCACCCAATGCTCATACCTCAAGCAGCACTCGGAACCTCCCTCTTGACGACGGTGAGCATAAAGGAGGAAACCACTCAACCAATGGATCGAATGGAACGATTGAAAGGGAAAATAACTTCTTTTTGAGGAACCAAAATGGAAGAAGCCATTCAGAGGACAAGCTAAATAGTAGTAACCTCGTCTTGAGTGAAGACGAAGTGGCTTCGTTAAAAAACAATTGCAAGttaatctttttaaataaaatgaacgaAATAAACAAGGATATGGTTCTACCAGCAGTAACTATATTTAAATGGATAGAGATAAATGATCGTTTAATTttcatgcatatatgtgaaatctttttaaaaaatattgtattcTACGATTCAAAAACTGTTGTACGCTTTTTTCGAAAATGTCATAGTATGAAATTTCAGAAGATCAGAGAAACTAATGATGATGGGGAAAGAAGGAGTACAAAAGATGTGAAAAATGGGCATGGAAAACAAAACAAGCCAAAAGAAGATATAAATGAGTATTGCACTTATGCAGTAGATAAAGAAATAGGTATAAGGGAGAAAACAACATACAGTAGTAGCAGCAATGCACGTGGTGCTAAGCCTCTGAGGATATTGAAAATTGACGGTAACCCTGCTGCCACTGCTAATATAGATTCCACTGCTAATACTGATAGCACGGACGTTGCAACAAATTTACTTTTGAACCTAATAAATGAGAGGGTTTATCATATGAGCATTTCCCAGTTATACTGTGTTACCTATGGCATATATGGATTCATTGAGAACATGAAACAGTTttcaaatttaaataatttaaaaaataatatgaatttacTCTTTTCTATGTGTGTTCAGTACATAACGAATTATGTTAATAAGGAGATGATAAGGATGCAGAACAAAAATACAGACTTGTATGATGAACAGATATTGAAGGAGGATTATCCTAATTCATGCAAGACCACAACTGGTAGGAGTTTGTTATATGAAAAACAAGCAGAACTGAAAAAGGAGAACGTTCTCCGAGATTTAAACATGAACATTGACCACGTATACATCTCATCTACAGGGGTGTACGTCAACGAAGGGGGAAAAAGACTCGATGAGGGCAAAGGACAACTTAGTCATCTCAGACAACCGAACAATCCCAGTAACCCCGGGCCTGCCAGTCCTCCCCGCCTTATTATCCTCTCGTGTGAGATCCTGCTAAACATAAGCCACTTCAACATTTCGAAAAATCATCGCAAAATTAAGCTTATTTAtgaatgcataaataaaCTCCTCTGTTATGAGGCGGCTCAATGGAATAACGACGATCTCCTGACCATGTTAATGTGTTTGTCcaatttatatttcaaaacGAATGATAACTACATTTTCCATGcatataagaaaattttaaataaattagaaatGCAGAAATACGAAATGAATGGTCAtcattttaataaacttGCTATTGCTTTAGGTCCACTACTccatgaagaaaataaattaatacaatatttttctcaatttttaattttttatgttgaaaataatattgttcCTTTACGTTCTTGTGTTTTcttattacaatatattatgaaaaatttgtatattaaattaaatgcCCATCTAGCTCAATTGAATTTGTTAATCATAAAtagattatttttatatttaaaagaagcatatacatatacacaaaagTTCGATGAAGACGATCCTTCTGTTCATATGATGATGTTTAAAAGTTTTCTACTTTTACATTCTATAAATGACAATACgttaatatgtattatgaCTACTTTATCTATTATCatgcaaaatgaaaaatatggcTCAAATATAAAGGACCAGGCAATCGTCATTCTTCGAAAAATTGTTAAGTATATTGCACCCAGctcttttcaaaaatttcCAAAAAGGTATATTCACCTCGACTTGCTCCAAGCGTTGTCTCCCGATCACGATCAA AGACTAATGTggaaatataattcattaggtatattcttaaaaatggATGAAAAGTTGTATAAAAAGAGGAGAGGAGATAT ATTTACCATTGTACATAAGGTTTTACCGTCATTTTAG